From Arachis stenosperma cultivar V10309 chromosome 2, arast.V10309.gnm1.PFL2, whole genome shotgun sequence, one genomic window encodes:
- the LOC130962833 gene encoding uncharacterized protein LOC130962833, translating into MANPRWECKAITLRSGKVVEEATKNQENHEEEAAEKPENKKKEEAPSPSSPKPILKFYVPKAPYPQRLRKDGKDGQFSRFLKIFKKLQINILFAEALEQMPLYAKFLKELVTSKRNWGEKETVVLTEECSAIIQKKLPQKMKDLGSFQIPCIIGDITIEKALCDLGAIINLMSLNMMRRMRVEEAKPTRMALQLADRTFKFSHGVVEDLLVKVGEFILLADFVVLVIEEEANTSIILGRPFQATVGAIIDVQKGELVLRLHEEKMVFNVFKAMSYPKESIGECMMVDTIEQIVQGVLEEE; encoded by the coding sequence ATGGCCAACCCAAGATgggagtgcaaggccatcacacTTAGAAGTGGAAAAGTGGTAGAAGAGGCCACCAAAAACCAGGAGAACCACGAAGAAGAAGCTGCAGAAAAGCCTGAAaacaagaagaaagaagaggccCCTAGCCCATCTTCACCAAAGCCAATCTTGAAGTTTTATGTGCCAAAGGCACCATACCCACAAAGGCTAAGGAAGGATGGGAAGGATGGCCAGTTTTCCAGATTCTTGAAAATCTTCAAaaagctccaaatcaacatACTATTTGCTGAAGCACTGGAGCAAATGCCCCTCTACGCAAAGTTCTTGAAGGAGCTCGTGACAAGTAAAAGAAACTGGGGAGAAAAGGAGACTGTAGTCCTAACTGAAGAGTGTAGTGCCATTATACAAAAGAAACTCCCCCAGAAAATGAAAGACCTAGGGAGTTTCCAAATCCCTTGCATCATAGGGGATATCACTATTGAAAAAGCCTTATGTGACTTGGGGGCTATCATCAATCTCATGTCCTTGAACATGATGAGAAGGATGAGAGTTGAGGAAGCCAAGccaacaagaatggcactcCAACTAGCTGACAGAACATTCAAGTTTTCACATGGAGTAGTGGAAGATTTATTGGTGAAAGTGGGAGAATTCATCCTCCTAGCTGACTTTGTTGTGTTGGTTATAGAAGAAGAGGCAAACACTTCAATTATCCTAGGAAGGCCATTCCAAGCTACTGTtggagccatcattgatgtgCAAAAAGGGGAACTAGTCTTGAGATTACATGAGGAGAAGATGGTCTTTAATGTCTTCAAGGCAATGAGTTATCCCAAGGAATCAATAGGAGAATGCATGATGGTGGACACCATAGAACAAATAGTCCAAGGAGTTTTGGAAGAAGAGTGA